From Gopherus flavomarginatus isolate rGopFla2 chromosome 7, rGopFla2.mat.asm, whole genome shotgun sequence, the proteins below share one genomic window:
- the IK gene encoding protein Red, with product MPERDSEPFSNPLAPDGHEVDDSHSFNQSKLTNEDFRKLLMTPRAAPTSAPPSKSRHHEMPREYNEDEDPAARRRKKKSYYAKLRQQEIERERELAEKYRDRAKERRDGVNKDYEETELISTTANYRAVGPTAEADKSAAEKRRQLIQESKFLGGDMEHTHLVKGLDFALLQKVRAEIASKEKEEEELMEKPQKETKKDEDPENKIEFKTRLGRNIYRILFKTKAYERNELYLPGRMAYVVDLDDEYADTDIPTTLIRSKADCPTMEAQTTLTTNDIVISKLTQILSYLRQGTRNKKLKKKDKGKLDEKKPPEADMNIFEDIGDYVPSAAKVPREKERERYRERERDRERERDREREREREREREREREREREREEEKKRHSYFEKPKADDEPLDIDKGPGSAKELIKSINEKFAGAAGWEGAESLKKPEDKKQLGDFFGMSNSYAECYPATMDDMAVDSDEEVDYSKMDQGNKKGPLGRWDFDTQEEYSEYMNNKEALPKAAFQYGIKMSEGRKTRRFKETNDKAELDRQWKKISAIIEKRKKLEADGVEVKRPKY from the exons ATGCCGGAGCGAGACA GTGAACCGTTCTCCAATCCTCTGGCCCCAGATGGCCATGAGGTGGATGATTCCCACTCCTTCAATCA GTCCAAGCTGACCAATGAAGACTTCCGAAAGCTTCTTATGACCCCGCGGGCTGCGCCAACATCTGCGCCCCCCTCCAAATCTCGCCATCATGA gATGCCCCGGGAGTACAACGAAGATGAAGATCCAGCTGCtcggaggaggaagaagaagag ctATTATGCGAAGCTGCGGCAGCAGGAGATTGAACGAGAGAGGGAGCTGGCTGAGAAATACAGGGATCGAGCCAAGGAGAGAAGAGACGGCGTCAACAAAGACTACGAGGAAACGGAGCTTATTAGCACGACTGCTAACTACAGGGCAGTGGGACCCACTGCAGAAGC GGATAAGTCAGCGGCTGAGAAGAGGCGACAGCTGATCCAGGAATCCAAGTTTTTGGGTGGTGACATGGAGCACACTCACTTGGTGAAGGGTCTGGATTTTGCACTGCTGCAGAAA GTGCGTGCTGAGATTGCCAgcaaagagaaggaagaggaggaactgATGGAGAAACCCCAGAAGGAAACCAA aaaagatgaagatcctgaaaataaaatagaattcaAGACTCGTTTGG GTCGGAATATCTACCGCATACTGTTCAAGACAAAGGCATATGAGCGGAACGAGCTGTATCTGCCGGGGCGGATGGCCTATGTAGTGGATCTGGATGATGAGTACGCAGACACAGATATCCCAACCACCCTGATCCGGAGCAAAGCTGACTGCCCCACCATGGAG GCACAGACCACACTAACCACAAACGACATTGTCATCAGCAAGCTGACTCAGATCCTCTCCTACCTGAGGCAGGGGACCCGCAACAAGAAGCTCAAGAAGAAGGACAAAG GAAAGCTGGATGAGAAGAAACCCCCTGAGGCTGATATGAA TATCTTTGAAGATATTGGTGACTATGTGCCATCCGCGGCAAAGGTGCCACGGGAGAAGGAGCGAGAGAGGTACCGGGAACGGGAGCGAGaccgggagagggagagagaccggGAGagggagcgagagagagagagagaacgggaacgggagcgagagagagagcgGGAACGGGAAGAGGAGAAGAAGAGACACAGCTACTTTGAAAAACCCAAAGCTGATGACGAG CCCCTGGATATTGACAAAG ggccaggctcagccaaGGAGCTGATTAAATCCATCAATGAGAAGTTTGCTGGAGCAGCTGGCTGGGAGGGAGCAGAAT CATTAAAGAAGCCTGAAGATAAGAAGCAGTTGGGCGATTTCTTTGGGATGTCGAACAGCTACGCTGAGTGTTACCCTGCCAC cATGGACGACATGGCTGTGGACAGTGATGAAGAGGTGGACTACAGCAAAATGGATCAG GGTAACAAGAAGGGGCCTCTGGGCCGCTGGGACTTTGACACACAGGAGGAGTACAGCGAGTACATGAACAACAAAGAGGCTCTGCCCAA AGCGGCTTTCCAGTACGGAATCAAGATGTCAGAGGGCCGTAAAACACGCCGTTTCAAGGAGACCAATGACAAGGCCGAGCTGGACCGGCAGTGGAAGAAGATCAGTGCG ATCATTGAGAAAAGGAAGAAGTTGGAGGCTGATGG GGTGGAGGTGAAGAGACCAAAGTACTGA